The Dehalococcoidia bacterium genome includes the window CAAGACGGCCTGGCGGCGCCTCAAGGAATGGCAGGAGGGCGGGGTGTGGGAGGGGCTGTGGCAGAGGCTCCTGGAGGCAGGCTACCGGCAGGGGAAGGTAGGGTTGGAAGCCGTGGCGGTGGACGCCACCACGGTAGAGGCGAAGAAGGGGGGAGGGGGTAGGCGTGGACGGCTTCCGGCGGCGCAAGGGGGGCAAGGCGCACGCCCTGGTGACGGCCAGGGGCTTGCCCCTGCGGGTGCTGGTGGGGCCTGCCCACCAGCACGACCACACCCCCTTCCAGGGGCTGGTGGAGGGGCTACGGCTTAAGGGCAAGAGGGGGCGGCCCAGGACGAGGCCT containing:
- a CDS encoding IS5 family transposase, which produces MEFRELRDEQWELVQPLLPPRARTGRPRAEARRTLNGILYVLTTGCRWMDMPREYGSYKTAWRRLKEWQEGGVWEGLWQRLLEAGYRQGKVGLEAVAVDATTVEAKKGGGGRRGRLPAAQGGQGARPGDGQGLAPAGAGGACPPARPHPLPGAGGGATA